The stretch of DNA TTGCCGTTAATCGTTCTGAACATTTTGGGCTAGCGGACGGTATTTCTTCCTTCCATTATGACAAACTGAAAGAGAGTCTTGATCCTAAATATAGAGACCGGTTGGTAGAAGCAACACCGTTGGCCATTGGCTGGCTGGAAACCCGAACAGAAAATGAAATGGTAGTGTATGAGCAAATTTGCCGAATTGCCCACCAAATCATTGCAGAAGGCTTTTCCGAAGAAGTGATCCAAGCCGGCGTCACCACGACCCAAGAAGTCGTGTGGTGGTACAGGGAACGAATTCGCGAATTAGGTTTAGTAACATGGTTTCACCCAACCGTAGATGTGCAGCGGATCGATCCTGAAAATTTTGACCACCTGCGAGCCTTCTCCAAAAGACCCGATCCCCAAGTGATTCAGCCTGGCGATTTGCTACATGTCGATTTCGGCATCACCTACCTCGGGCTCAACACCGATACCCAGGAAAACGCCTATGTACTGAAACCTGGTGAAAGAGAAGCACCTGGCTATCTAAAAGCTGCGTTCAAAAAAGGCCTTCGCCTAATGGACATTCTAACCGATCAGTTCAAAGAAGGACAAACGGGTAATCAAGTGTTGGCGACGGCCCTTGCGACGGCCAAAGCCGAAGGCTTGAAGCCGACCATTTATACGCACCCCATTGGCTTTCACGGCCACGCTGCCGGCCCTACCATTGGCCTCTGGGATCAACAGGAAGGCGTCCCTTACAATGGCGATTATCCCCTTTATCCCAACACGGCCTACTCCATCGAACTCAATACCGCTGTTTTTTTACCAGAATGGAATAAAGAAATTCGCATGATGATGGAAGAGGATGCCTTCTTTGATGGGAAGGAAGTTCGCTACATCGATGGCCGCCAGGTAGAGCTGTTTTTGGTTCCTCGCCAGATGACCCACCTGGGGAAATAGGCCGCCGCCCCGGATGGCCCCAGATGGCCCCAGACTTTCCAAGTTTTAAAAACTTGGAAAGTCTCTGCGCACCCCCGCACCCCCACCCCCCCTTTACCTAAGACGAAAAACCTTCCAAAATTCCACAACTTTTCTCGAAAAAATTTCAAAAAAAATTATTTACCATATTTTTTTTATTCCTCTTCGTCGAATTTCCACCCTGCTTTGCCGACAAAAATGGCTTGCCGATCTCCTGAAACATATATTTATTGATAATACCTTTAATACTACCCAACAAAACCTATGGCGAATACCCAATCAAAAGCAACCGGCCACAAGCAAGATACTCACGTACAACTCGAGGCTGGCACCTACGAGATCATTCGAAATCGCCTCGAACAACAGGCGGAGGACCTCCGGCAACGCCTGGATCAACTCAATGCATCCCGGCGAGAGGTATTCGGCGCCGTAGAGGCACAGTTGATAGCTAATGACCGTATCAACACTGCTAATTATTGCGTGGCCAGGGATATCATTTCTATTGGCCAATGGTGCTTATTTGGCTACAATGTTCAGGTTGGACTACGGGCTGGAATCAAATTAGAAGATGTCTTTAGCCTATATGCCTTTCAAGAAAATACGT from Saprospiraceae bacterium encodes:
- a CDS encoding M24 family metallopeptidase, which codes for MKSIFTTFLLCASFFLQAQMPHILNLEEQGAVRDAWLKERMSTITPALMRRAGIDMWIIISREYNEDPVLKTMLPSNWLSARRTTMLVIYDTGDQLENLACARYDVGEVFKKAWDKEKEPDQWKRLAEIVRERDPKKIAVNRSEHFGLADGISSFHYDKLKESLDPKYRDRLVEATPLAIGWLETRTENEMVVYEQICRIAHQIIAEGFSEEVIQAGVTTTQEVVWWYRERIRELGLVTWFHPTVDVQRIDPENFDHLRAFSKRPDPQVIQPGDLLHVDFGITYLGLNTDTQENAYVLKPGEREAPGYLKAAFKKGLRLMDILTDQFKEGQTGNQVLATALATAKAEGLKPTIYTHPIGFHGHAAGPTIGLWDQQEGVPYNGDYPLYPNTAYSIELNTAVFLPEWNKEIRMMMEEDAFFDGKEVRYIDGRQVELFLVPRQMTHLGK